Proteins from a single region of Blastopirellula marina:
- a CDS encoding Dabb family protein — MKFPGMELRSLSACFALLFLGLFSMTAMVQAEDKKAEEAAPKLRHVVIFKFKESAKAEDIEKVEKAFAALPKKIPVIKDYEWGTNNSPEMLDKGFTHCFLVTFASEEDRAAYLPHPAHQKFVSILRPHLEEAFVVDYWAK, encoded by the coding sequence ATGAAGTTTCCCGGTATGGAACTCCGCTCTTTGTCCGCCTGTTTTGCCCTGTTGTTTCTGGGCCTGTTTTCGATGACTGCGATGGTTCAAGCTGAAGATAAGAAAGCCGAAGAGGCCGCTCCGAAGCTTCGTCATGTGGTGATCTTCAAGTTCAAAGAGTCGGCCAAGGCCGAGGATATCGAGAAGGTGGAAAAGGCATTTGCCGCTTTGCCGAAGAAGATTCCGGTCATCAAGGATTACGAATGGGGCACCAATAACAGCCCCGAAATGCTCGATAAGGGCTTCACTCACTGCTTTCTGGTGACGTTCGCCAGCGAAGAGGATCGCGCCGCTTACCTCCCGCACCCGGCCCACCAGAAGTTCGTTTCGATCTTGCGACCGCATTTGGAAGAAGCGTTCGTGGTCGATTACTGGGCCAAATAG
- a CDS encoding OprO/OprP family phosphate-selective porin, whose amino-acid sequence MKTSWTCRALGLCLGALAPALGYGQESIYSAPQIDYPSGAPNYQYNYEQPQQFYAAPEAPQALPAVDTVSAASYYNLLERVEKLESEAAEEACKEVDIIGKPTQKWSGRVHFDYWNFPDNSALPNFLESGDANDGGDDFIGFRRLRFGVAGDVSENMVYKIEMEFANPSKLAFKDAYLGWSELPFLHTVLLGNQKRPYGLDHLNSSRYNVFMERPFTVEAFNQDARRLGLQSYGVSEGESWNWRFGYFLMDDLAQTGGQYDDNYQSEIAGRLANTFWYDETSGGRGYAHWAVSGSAAFPGSGGDDHFLTRPEARTDAKWYDTGTLGASNYQLVGLEGVLNIGAFSLVGEYQHVHANRSANPDVDFGGGYVYAAYWLTGEYTPWERDSGTLGRTKPLENFWIVNRCDGCRSYGWGAWQVAARYSYGDFSDQDIFGGVGESVTLGVNWWWNPNARVQFNYINGRISDRVVAGAPSDAGWYDMFGLRFMVDF is encoded by the coding sequence ATGAAAACTAGCTGGACTTGCCGCGCCCTGGGGCTTTGTTTGGGCGCATTGGCACCTGCTCTTGGTTACGGCCAAGAGTCCATCTACAGCGCACCACAAATAGACTACCCGTCTGGCGCGCCGAACTATCAGTACAACTACGAGCAACCCCAGCAGTTCTACGCTGCTCCGGAAGCTCCTCAAGCGTTGCCGGCGGTCGATACGGTTTCGGCCGCTTCGTACTACAACCTGCTCGAACGGGTTGAGAAGCTGGAATCGGAAGCAGCCGAAGAGGCCTGCAAAGAAGTGGACATCATCGGCAAGCCCACGCAAAAGTGGTCTGGCCGTGTGCACTTCGACTACTGGAACTTCCCAGACAATTCGGCTCTGCCGAACTTCCTGGAATCGGGCGACGCCAACGACGGCGGCGACGACTTCATCGGCTTCCGTCGTCTGCGATTCGGCGTGGCTGGTGATGTCTCGGAAAACATGGTCTACAAAATTGAAATGGAGTTCGCCAATCCAAGCAAACTCGCTTTCAAAGACGCTTACCTGGGCTGGAGCGAACTACCGTTTCTGCATACCGTGCTGCTGGGTAACCAGAAGCGTCCTTACGGCTTGGATCACTTGAACTCGAGCCGTTACAACGTCTTCATGGAACGTCCGTTCACGGTCGAAGCATTCAACCAGGACGCTCGACGTCTCGGTCTGCAATCGTACGGCGTTTCCGAAGGCGAATCGTGGAACTGGCGATTCGGTTACTTTCTGATGGACGACCTGGCCCAAACCGGCGGCCAGTACGACGACAACTACCAGTCGGAAATCGCTGGTCGTCTGGCGAATACCTTCTGGTACGACGAAACCTCCGGCGGTCGTGGTTATGCTCACTGGGCCGTTTCCGGTTCAGCTGCTTTCCCTGGCAGCGGTGGCGACGACCACTTCCTTACCCGTCCTGAAGCCCGTACCGACGCCAAGTGGTACGACACCGGCACGCTGGGTGCTTCCAACTACCAGTTGGTGGGTTTGGAAGGTGTGCTGAACATTGGTGCTTTCTCGCTGGTAGGTGAATACCAACACGTTCACGCCAATCGCTCGGCCAATCCCGATGTCGACTTCGGTGGTGGCTACGTCTATGCCGCTTACTGGTTGACCGGCGAATACACGCCATGGGAACGCGACTCCGGTACGCTGGGTCGAACCAAGCCCCTGGAAAACTTCTGGATCGTCAACCGCTGCGATGGCTGCCGAAGCTACGGCTGGGGTGCCTGGCAAGTGGCTGCCCGTTACTCGTACGGCGATTTCTCGGACCAGGACATCTTCGGTGGTGTCGGCGAGAGTGTCACCTTGGGCGTCAACTGGTGGTGGAACCCGAACGCTCGCGTTCAGTTCAACTACATCAACGGTCGCATCTCCGATCGCGTTGTCGCTGGGGCTCCTTCCGATGCCGGCTGGTACGACATGTTCGGCCTGCGATTCATGGTCGACTTCTAA
- a CDS encoding SulP family inorganic anion transporter has product MAKQDTHTNPVTGYFAATFRKDFIASIVVFLVALPLCIGIAVAVGVNPARALITGIVGGLIVGIFTGSPLQVSGPAAGLFVIVADMIAQQKAKFLEFFSGPGEAADGAAMTYALSALGLSVLVAGAIQVAAGKLGIGRWFQAVSPAVINGMLAGIGILIIVSQFHVMLDHEALWHGHKAHGGLQYMATIPEAIWKCFDLSDGTPHHHLAGAIGIVTIMTMMLWQSFAPKQLKLVPAALLGIALATIVAMVLSFEIQNLVVPENLLDEVSFLTSTSEWSSIVVDPSIYVSALVIALVASAETLLCATAVDKMKPGHKTNHDKELTAQGIGNMACGLVGALPMTGVIVRSSANVNAGGQTRGATILHGAWLLLFIVFLPQILTLVPRAALGALLVYTGIKLVNIKQIKELYKTSWSEFAIYATTVVLIVSFDLLIGVIAGIVLSAIKLLVTFTRFEADLYVNEEDKTASLGLHGAATFLRLPVLMQRLEEIPDDVELHVDLSNLTYVDHACFESLMDWAKQHEKSGGSLVVDWSQLHGKFQKEVDIRPNGSSDVQRNGKAKVKRTPVGGGVG; this is encoded by the coding sequence ATGGCTAAGCAAGACACTCACACCAACCCGGTCACCGGCTACTTCGCAGCTACGTTCAGGAAAGATTTTATTGCCTCGATCGTCGTTTTCCTGGTCGCCCTGCCGCTATGTATCGGGATCGCCGTGGCCGTCGGGGTGAATCCCGCTCGGGCATTGATTACCGGTATCGTCGGCGGTTTGATCGTGGGCATCTTCACCGGTTCGCCGCTGCAAGTCAGTGGGCCAGCCGCGGGTTTGTTCGTGATTGTGGCGGACATGATTGCCCAGCAGAAAGCGAAGTTCCTCGAATTCTTTTCGGGTCCGGGTGAGGCCGCCGACGGGGCTGCGATGACGTATGCCTTGTCGGCGCTGGGTCTCTCGGTGCTCGTTGCCGGGGCGATTCAAGTGGCCGCAGGCAAACTCGGCATCGGTCGTTGGTTTCAGGCCGTTTCGCCGGCAGTGATCAACGGCATGCTGGCGGGGATTGGTATCCTGATCATCGTCAGCCAGTTTCACGTGATGCTCGATCACGAAGCACTATGGCACGGCCACAAGGCCCACGGCGGCTTGCAATATATGGCCACTATTCCCGAAGCAATTTGGAAGTGCTTCGACCTGAGCGATGGCACCCCGCACCATCACCTGGCCGGCGCAATCGGTATTGTCACGATCATGACGATGATGCTTTGGCAGTCGTTCGCACCGAAACAACTGAAGCTTGTTCCGGCGGCACTGCTGGGGATCGCTCTGGCGACGATCGTAGCCATGGTGCTGAGCTTCGAGATTCAGAACCTGGTCGTGCCAGAGAACCTGCTGGACGAAGTCTCGTTTCTCACTTCGACATCCGAGTGGTCTTCGATTGTCGTCGATCCATCGATTTACGTCTCGGCCTTGGTGATTGCGTTGGTGGCCAGTGCCGAAACGCTGCTCTGCGCGACGGCGGTAGACAAGATGAAACCCGGGCACAAAACGAATCACGACAAGGAACTCACCGCCCAGGGGATCGGCAACATGGCCTGCGGGCTGGTGGGTGCTTTGCCGATGACAGGCGTGATCGTGCGAAGTTCGGCCAACGTCAATGCCGGGGGACAAACCCGCGGGGCGACCATTTTGCATGGAGCCTGGCTGCTGCTGTTCATTGTGTTCCTACCCCAGATCCTGACGCTGGTGCCCCGCGCGGCGTTGGGGGCCTTGTTGGTTTACACCGGCATCAAGCTGGTCAACATCAAGCAGATCAAGGAACTCTATAAGACTAGTTGGTCCGAGTTCGCGATCTACGCCACGACGGTCGTCCTGATTGTCAGCTTCGACCTGCTGATTGGCGTGATCGCGGGGATTGTGCTGTCGGCAATCAAGCTGCTGGTGACGTTCACCCGCTTCGAGGCAGACCTGTACGTCAACGAGGAAGACAAGACGGCATCGCTTGGTCTCCACGGAGCTGCCACCTTCTTGCGGCTTCCGGTTTTGATGCAGCGTCTGGAAGAGATTCCCGACGATGTCGAACTGCATGTCGACCTCAGTAACCTGACCTACGTAGACCATGCGTGCTTCGAATCGCTAATGGACTGGGCCAAGCAGCACGAGAAGTCTGGCGGCAGCCTGGTGGTCGATTGGAGTCAGCTGCATGGCAAGTTCCAGAAGGAAGTTGATATCCGCCCCAACGGTAGTAGCGATGTCCAGCGCAACGGCAAAGCAAAAGTGAAACGTACGCCCGTCGGGGGAGGCGTTGGCTGA
- a CDS encoding biotin--[acetyl-CoA-carboxylase] ligase, with translation MSDWFPELAQQEIERQAGFAQVDVFDELPSTSDHALANLAAYSQHLPALVVARRQTKGRGRGSRSWFAGDGALTFTVMLGTKDTPIPTHHWPRCSLIAGVAMCQALEELAQSDAFQLKWPNDVYLAGRKVCGILVEKRDAAEPVLCIGIGVNVNNSLENAPDDVQQKAIALTDVTGEQHFLPEILLVFLTRFQTLCQQNVDSLEGLLPYWQTHCLLTGRSVETRQAEQIITGECRGIDASGALLVQTSAGQRSIVSGEIVRW, from the coding sequence ATGAGTGATTGGTTTCCCGAGTTAGCCCAGCAAGAGATCGAGCGCCAGGCAGGCTTCGCGCAGGTCGATGTCTTCGACGAGTTGCCGTCGACCAGCGATCATGCGCTGGCCAATCTTGCCGCGTACAGCCAGCATCTGCCGGCGCTGGTGGTCGCTCGTCGGCAAACCAAGGGGCGGGGCAGGGGATCGCGCAGCTGGTTTGCCGGCGACGGGGCGTTAACGTTTACAGTAATGCTCGGCACAAAGGATACCCCGATCCCGACGCACCACTGGCCGCGCTGTTCCCTCATCGCTGGCGTGGCCATGTGTCAGGCATTGGAAGAACTTGCCCAGTCCGATGCCTTTCAGTTGAAGTGGCCCAACGATGTTTACCTGGCCGGTCGCAAGGTGTGTGGTATCCTCGTCGAAAAGCGCGACGCGGCTGAGCCTGTGCTGTGCATTGGCATCGGCGTGAACGTGAATAACTCGCTGGAAAACGCCCCGGATGACGTGCAGCAGAAAGCGATCGCCCTGACCGATGTTACCGGCGAGCAGCACTTTCTGCCCGAGATTTTGCTCGTCTTTCTGACCCGCTTTCAAACGCTTTGCCAGCAGAATGTCGATTCGCTGGAAGGGCTGTTACCGTACTGGCAAACGCATTGCCTGCTGACGGGGCGCTCGGTCGAAACCCGCCAGGCCGAGCAGATCATTACCGGCGAGTGCCGCGGTATTGATGCTTCAGGGGCACTGCTCGTGCAGACATCCGCTGGGCAGCGTTCGATCGTCTCAGGCGAGATCGTCCGCTGGTAA
- the metE gene encoding 5-methyltetrahydropteroyltriglutamate--homocysteine S-methyltransferase, translated as MAIATNLGFPRIGAKRELKWLLEKYWKGTIGAEDLLTGAHEIRRSNWNSQVEAGIEQLPVGDFSLYDHVLDWALRVGAVPAAYQTPQLVSELDRYFAMARGTQKGADLPALEMTKWFNTNYHYIVPEWSTDQAFQLNANALLAEITAAQAVAGNVRPVVLGPVSLLLLGKLKGSEASPLVLLDKLLPVYEELLAKLNEAGVTWVQWDEPILALDLNDQAQAALKHSLEALAPARGSLKLVLTSYFESLRENLPLAFSLPVDAVHLDLVYGPEQLTAALQHIRPEQYLSLGLVDGRNVWKTDLARALETAQLAANAIGKDRLLIAGSCSLLHSPVDLTHETEIDEEVKSWLAFARQKLDEISILTRAINEGPESVAKQLQENAAAIETRRTSHRTHNPEVRSRHQAISSESFRRQADYQARKTQQQERLNLPLLPTTTIGSFPQTSEVRQARAAFRKGDLAAGDYDTFLKTETQKCIARQESLGIDVLVHGEFERNDMVEYFGEQLEGFVVSANGWVQSYGSRCVKPPIIFGDVQRAGAMTVEMTRYAQSLTSRPVKGMLTGPVTILFWSFIRDDQPRRDTCEQIALAIRDEAADLEAAGIGVIQIDEPALREGLPLRKTDQEGYLRWAVDAFRLASSGVANQTQIHTHMCYCEFNEILPSIAELDADVISIETSRSKMELLDGFGSFQYPNEIGPGVYDIHSPRVPATSEMVGLLKKAVDVIPPQRLWVNPDCGLKTRGWVEVEAALESMVAAAREVRSLLA; from the coding sequence ATGGCGATTGCAACAAATCTCGGTTTTCCGCGGATCGGAGCCAAACGAGAGCTGAAGTGGCTGCTGGAAAAGTACTGGAAAGGGACGATCGGAGCCGAGGACCTGCTGACCGGGGCCCACGAAATCCGACGATCCAACTGGAATAGCCAGGTCGAAGCAGGCATCGAGCAGCTACCGGTTGGCGACTTTTCGCTGTACGACCACGTGCTCGACTGGGCCCTCCGCGTCGGAGCCGTACCGGCGGCCTATCAAACGCCGCAGCTGGTCAGCGAGCTCGATCGTTACTTCGCGATGGCCCGCGGCACGCAAAAAGGGGCCGACCTGCCCGCCTTGGAAATGACCAAGTGGTTCAATACCAACTACCACTACATTGTGCCTGAATGGTCCACCGATCAAGCCTTCCAGCTTAACGCCAACGCCCTACTCGCAGAGATCACCGCCGCACAGGCCGTTGCTGGTAACGTCCGCCCCGTGGTGCTGGGGCCGGTTAGCTTATTGCTGCTAGGCAAGCTGAAAGGTAGCGAGGCGTCGCCGCTGGTGCTGCTCGACAAACTGCTGCCGGTGTACGAGGAGCTTCTGGCGAAGCTCAACGAAGCAGGCGTGACGTGGGTGCAGTGGGACGAACCGATCCTGGCCCTCGACCTGAACGACCAGGCCCAGGCAGCGTTGAAGCACAGCCTGGAAGCCCTGGCCCCAGCGCGAGGTTCGCTGAAACTGGTACTGACCAGCTACTTCGAGTCGCTGCGAGAGAACCTGCCGCTGGCATTCTCGCTGCCGGTCGACGCCGTGCATCTCGACCTGGTCTATGGCCCCGAGCAACTGACCGCTGCCCTGCAGCACATCCGTCCCGAGCAGTACCTCTCGCTGGGGCTGGTCGATGGACGCAACGTCTGGAAGACCGACCTCGCTCGGGCACTGGAAACGGCTCAGTTAGCCGCCAATGCAATTGGCAAAGATCGACTACTAATCGCCGGAAGCTGCTCGCTATTGCATAGCCCGGTCGATCTGACACACGAGACCGAGATCGACGAGGAAGTCAAATCGTGGCTGGCCTTTGCACGACAGAAGCTGGACGAGATTTCGATTCTTACCCGTGCGATCAACGAAGGCCCCGAATCGGTGGCCAAGCAGCTTCAGGAGAACGCCGCGGCAATCGAAACGCGTCGGACTTCGCATCGCACGCACAACCCCGAAGTTCGCAGCCGCCATCAAGCAATTTCGTCTGAGAGTTTCCGACGCCAGGCCGATTACCAGGCTCGCAAGACGCAGCAGCAAGAACGCTTGAATCTTCCTTTGCTGCCAACCACCACGATCGGTTCGTTCCCGCAGACGAGCGAAGTCCGCCAGGCCCGGGCAGCGTTTCGCAAAGGGGACCTGGCCGCAGGCGACTATGACACATTCCTGAAAACCGAAACCCAAAAGTGCATTGCCCGGCAAGAGTCGCTGGGGATCGATGTGCTGGTACACGGCGAGTTCGAGCGGAATGATATGGTCGAGTACTTCGGCGAGCAACTGGAAGGATTCGTCGTCTCGGCCAACGGTTGGGTACAGAGCTATGGCTCGCGCTGCGTGAAGCCGCCGATCATCTTCGGTGACGTCCAGCGAGCCGGCGCGATGACGGTCGAAATGACCAGGTACGCACAGTCACTTACTTCGCGACCGGTGAAAGGCATGCTGACCGGGCCGGTGACGATCTTGTTCTGGTCGTTCATTCGCGACGATCAGCCGCGGCGCGATACGTGCGAACAGATTGCGCTGGCCATTCGCGACGAAGCGGCCGATCTGGAAGCAGCTGGCATCGGCGTGATTCAGATCGACGAGCCAGCCCTACGAGAAGGGCTGCCGCTACGAAAGACCGATCAAGAGGGCTACCTTCGCTGGGCCGTCGATGCGTTTCGCCTGGCTTCGAGCGGGGTGGCCAACCAGACGCAGATCCACACCCACATGTGCTACTGCGAGTTCAACGAAATTCTCCCATCGATCGCGGAGCTGGATGCCGACGTGATTTCGATCGAGACGAGCCGCTCGAAGATGGAACTGTTAGACGGGTTCGGTAGCTTCCAGTATCCCAACGAAATCGGACCAGGCGTCTACGACATTCACTCGCCGCGAGTGCCTGCGACCAGCGAGATGGTCGGCCTGCTGAAGAAAGCGGTCGATGTCATTCCACCGCAGCGACTGTGGGTGAATCCAGATTGCGGGCTGAAAACCCGCGGCTGGGTGGAAGTGGAAGCAGCTCTGGAATCGATGGTGGCCGCTGCCCGAGAAGTTCGCTCCCTGTTAGCTTAA
- a CDS encoding PLP-dependent aminotransferase family protein has protein sequence MKSDPQPDVAVGGDEENTLYYQLADKIRRLIQSGAFEPGEKLPSIRRLSEEHRVSLNTAKSALALLEDWRTIEVRPQSGHYVRRPAEELPKLSSTKPNGEACVIQTNIPTRMNAAIGSGAEPTLGAAVQSTQLMPLAVLNKSYQKVMRDLPDACFGYDGVPGHEALRKSIAKRGTEAGYVVSPDDIVITSGAKEAVYLSIKCVAPPGSIVAIESPAYYALLEVLQSLGLKAVEVACDPETGIQLDHLDHVLGKYDISACTIVSNFSNPTGSLMPEENKKRLVEILNRYQVPLVEDDVYGDLSFRSPRPRAIKAYDTQGRVLYCGSFSKTLSPGLRLGWCIPGRYLQQFQLMKLVVNQCTSVAPQLVAAEILETGAYDRHLRKVRSQFAEQMDDALRAVRNCFPDGVRASRPLGGHVLWIEMPRHVDAMQMYHTLSEEGIQFAPGPIFSPSGAFKNFIRINTGFPWSPFLHRQVERMGQYIRTGK, from the coding sequence ATGAAATCGGACCCCCAACCAGACGTTGCAGTCGGCGGCGACGAAGAGAACACGCTTTACTACCAGTTGGCAGACAAGATTCGGCGGCTGATTCAGTCGGGGGCGTTCGAGCCTGGCGAGAAGCTGCCGTCGATCCGTCGCTTAAGTGAAGAGCATCGCGTCAGCTTGAACACGGCCAAAAGCGCACTGGCCTTGCTCGAAGACTGGCGAACGATCGAGGTTCGTCCGCAGTCAGGCCACTACGTTCGTCGCCCGGCCGAGGAACTGCCGAAGCTTTCGTCGACCAAGCCCAACGGCGAAGCGTGCGTCATTCAAACGAACATCCCCACGCGCATGAACGCCGCGATTGGCTCTGGTGCCGAGCCCACCCTTGGTGCGGCGGTTCAATCGACGCAATTGATGCCGCTGGCGGTGCTTAATAAGTCGTATCAAAAGGTGATGCGGGATTTGCCGGATGCCTGCTTCGGCTACGACGGGGTACCGGGGCACGAGGCGCTGCGTAAGTCGATCGCCAAACGCGGGACCGAGGCTGGCTACGTGGTCAGCCCCGATGATATCGTTATCACCAGTGGGGCCAAGGAAGCGGTTTATCTTTCCATCAAATGCGTGGCCCCGCCGGGCAGTATTGTGGCGATCGAATCGCCGGCGTACTACGCGCTGCTGGAAGTGCTACAGTCATTGGGGCTGAAAGCGGTGGAGGTGGCCTGTGACCCGGAGACCGGGATTCAGCTCGATCACCTCGACCATGTGCTGGGTAAATACGATATCTCGGCGTGTACGATCGTTTCGAATTTCTCGAACCCCACCGGCAGCTTGATGCCGGAAGAGAATAAGAAACGCCTGGTCGAGATCTTAAACCGCTACCAGGTTCCGTTGGTCGAAGACGACGTTTACGGTGACCTTTCGTTCAGGTCACCTCGCCCGCGAGCGATCAAAGCCTACGACACCCAGGGACGCGTCCTTTACTGCGGCAGCTTCAGCAAAACGCTGTCGCCAGGGCTGCGGCTGGGGTGGTGCATTCCGGGGCGTTACTTGCAGCAGTTTCAATTGATGAAGCTGGTGGTGAATCAATGTACGTCGGTTGCTCCGCAGTTGGTCGCCGCCGAGATCCTGGAAACCGGGGCGTACGATCGTCACCTGCGGAAGGTCCGTTCGCAGTTCGCCGAGCAAATGGACGACGCCTTACGGGCAGTGCGAAATTGTTTTCCCGATGGAGTCCGCGCCTCGCGACCTTTGGGTGGTCACGTGCTGTGGATCGAAATGCCGCGGCATGTCGATGCGATGCAGATGTACCACACACTGAGCGAAGAAGGGATTCAGTTTGCCCCAGGGCCGATCTTCTCGCCCAGTGGCGCGTTCAAAAACTTCATTCGTATCAATACGGGCTTCCCCTGGTCGCCATTCCTGCATCGGCAGGTCGAACGGATGGGGCAGTATATTCGCACCGGAAAGTAA
- a CDS encoding TrmH family RNA methyltransferase: MQPNIIPISSPQDPQLVRYQREFERKSHMRDGYFVAESQFLVQRLLDSPFHIESILVDDQAKIPELPPQRVGQFPIYVLSRSDIKELVGYNFHRGIMACGLRPRRSSIDSVFTDNVPHTSTILAASKIGDFENMGAIIRAACAFGADAILLDDGCADPFARRSLRVSTGHAFKIPIVESEDFNADLTKLAAMGFEHFATVLSDTATPLSEVRRAPRSVLLVGNEGYGLEQETLAHCPHQITIEMQRGSDSLNVAMATGIFLYHFCYMQPTLPADDLA, from the coding sequence ATGCAGCCGAACATCATTCCCATCAGCTCGCCTCAAGATCCACAACTCGTTCGCTATCAACGCGAGTTCGAGCGGAAGAGCCATATGCGAGATGGTTACTTCGTAGCCGAAAGCCAGTTTCTCGTACAGCGACTGCTCGATAGTCCGTTTCACATCGAATCGATCCTGGTTGACGACCAGGCGAAAATCCCCGAGCTTCCTCCGCAACGTGTTGGCCAGTTTCCGATTTACGTTTTGTCGCGCAGCGATATCAAGGAACTGGTCGGCTATAACTTCCACCGCGGGATCATGGCCTGCGGGCTGCGTCCCCGGCGAAGCAGCATCGATTCGGTCTTCACTGATAATGTTCCACACACGTCCACAATCCTGGCCGCCTCGAAGATCGGCGACTTCGAGAACATGGGAGCGATCATCCGCGCAGCGTGTGCGTTCGGGGCCGATGCCATTTTGCTGGACGATGGATGTGCCGATCCGTTTGCCCGGCGTTCGCTGCGGGTATCGACAGGGCATGCGTTCAAGATCCCGATTGTCGAAAGTGAAGACTTCAACGCCGATCTAACGAAGCTGGCCGCGATGGGGTTCGAACACTTCGCGACGGTGCTATCCGATACGGCAACGCCCCTATCCGAGGTTCGCCGGGCACCGCGGAGCGTGCTGCTGGTAGGCAACGAAGGGTATGGGCTCGAACAAGAGACGCTCGCTCACTGCCCCCATCAGATCACCATTGAGATGCAGCGCGGCAGCGACTCGCTGAACGTGGCGATGGCGACCGGCATCTTCCTGTATCACTTCTGTTACATGCAACCGACGTTACCAGCGGACGATCTCGCCTGA
- a CDS encoding carbonic anhydrase has product MRDLLSGVTQFQQETFPVKKSRFQELARGQSPEALFITCSDSRVNPELFTNSEPGEIFVIRNAGNIVGRKGEADLGMAATIEYAVKALKVPQIIVCGHSQCGAMQGLMNPEVVSGLPEVGKWVSLSKKALDDRSGNPKGDRLMQLIEANIRLQVRNLMTFPEVAYAVEAGRLLLHGWLYDFETGRVNVLAPETNQFVDPHVRIA; this is encoded by the coding sequence ATGCGCGACTTACTATCCGGCGTGACTCAATTCCAACAAGAAACCTTCCCCGTAAAGAAGAGCCGTTTTCAGGAACTGGCCCGGGGGCAAAGCCCGGAAGCACTGTTCATTACCTGCAGTGATTCCCGAGTGAATCCAGAACTGTTTACCAACAGCGAGCCCGGCGAGATCTTCGTTATTCGCAATGCCGGCAACATCGTCGGCCGCAAAGGAGAAGCCGACTTGGGCATGGCAGCCACCATTGAATATGCGGTCAAAGCCTTGAAGGTTCCGCAGATCATCGTGTGCGGCCACTCTCAGTGCGGGGCCATGCAAGGATTGATGAATCCTGAAGTGGTCTCCGGTTTGCCAGAAGTGGGCAAGTGGGTCTCGCTGTCGAAGAAGGCCCTTGATGATCGGTCGGGCAACCCCAAAGGGGATCGCCTGATGCAACTCATCGAAGCCAACATTCGCCTGCAAGTGCGAAACCTGATGACCTTCCCCGAAGTCGCCTACGCGGTCGAAGCTGGCCGACTGCTGCTGCATGGCTGGCTGTACGACTTCGAAACCGGCAGGGTGAATGTCCTTGCTCCAGAAACCAACCAATTCGTCGACCCACACGTCCGAATTGCCTGA